The Kitasatospora paranensis genome has a window encoding:
- a CDS encoding WXG100 family type VII secretion target: MAIELPGEVESFLGFIGINWPSVNEDKVREFGSHVKEFAENIEAAHRESTATIHALSEAYQGASYEALLAKWSELSGSHMDELVQACHVVASALDVAAGVIVAMKLEAIAELVALAAAFVADQAAAVATLGAAEAALVLIEEAAKKLVNFLEQQLEQYIIGQVVEAAVDPLVEVVGRAVSGMVFRAAESALGVSGGGGGTGFRIDPDALESHAQTMHRHAETVAGHAQAFRSKLAGVSFA, encoded by the coding sequence ATGGCGATCGAACTGCCCGGTGAAGTGGAGTCGTTCCTCGGCTTCATCGGGATCAACTGGCCTTCGGTGAACGAGGACAAGGTCCGCGAGTTCGGCTCGCACGTCAAGGAGTTCGCCGAGAACATCGAGGCGGCGCACCGGGAGTCGACGGCGACGATCCATGCGCTGTCCGAGGCGTACCAGGGCGCGTCGTACGAGGCGCTGCTCGCCAAGTGGTCCGAACTGTCGGGCAGTCACATGGACGAGCTGGTGCAGGCGTGCCATGTGGTGGCGAGCGCCCTGGACGTGGCCGCCGGGGTGATCGTGGCGATGAAGCTGGAGGCGATCGCCGAACTGGTCGCGTTGGCGGCGGCGTTCGTGGCGGACCAGGCGGCAGCGGTGGCCACGCTCGGCGCGGCGGAGGCGGCGCTGGTGCTGATCGAGGAGGCGGCGAAGAAGCTCGTCAACTTCCTGGAGCAGCAGTTGGAGCAGTACATCATCGGGCAGGTCGTGGAGGCCGCCGTCGACCCGCTGGTGGAGGTGGTCGGCCGGGCGGTGTCGGGGATGGTGTTCCGGGCGGCGGAGTCGGCGCTGGGCGTGTCCGGTGGCGGGGGCGGGACGGGATTCCGGATCGACCCGGACGCGTTGGAGTCCCATGCGCAGACCATGCACCGGCACGCGGAGACCGTCGCCGGTCACGCGCAGGCGTTCCGGTCCAAGCTCGCCGGGGTGAGCTTCGCATGA
- a CDS encoding TerD family protein encodes MTQGGNAPINAARVTVEVTAPKALDVSGLLLTEAGKVRSDADFVFFNAPNGPGVTHRPAAAGSPDAITVDTAAVPAGIDRIVVTASLDEAGATFAGTEPTATVRDAGTGEVLITFTPPRLTRETALVVVEVYRRGGTWKVRAVGQGYDNGLAGIATDFGVRVEEPAAAAAPPVPAAPPVSAAPPVPAAPPAPAAAPAAPSMTKVTLDKGRVNLVKGGSVSLEKGGKPFLSAVRMGLGWEPAGRGRNVDLDASCIAFDAQRKRIETAWFMKLSIFNGAIAHSGDNLTGAGAGDDESITVHLEGVPPEVCGLVFVVNSFSGQKFTDIKNAYCRLVDAGSGEELVRFDLTHAEPRTGAAMCKLVRQYSGEWVMTALGEYVDAKTARGMVDAAAGML; translated from the coding sequence CTGACCCAGGGTGGCAACGCCCCGATCAACGCCGCCCGGGTGACGGTCGAGGTGACCGCCCCCAAGGCTCTCGACGTCTCCGGTCTGCTGCTGACCGAGGCCGGCAAGGTCAGGTCGGACGCCGACTTCGTCTTCTTCAACGCGCCGAACGGCCCCGGGGTCACGCACCGCCCGGCCGCCGCCGGCAGCCCGGACGCGATCACCGTGGACACCGCCGCCGTGCCGGCCGGCATCGACCGGATCGTGGTCACCGCCAGCCTGGACGAGGCCGGCGCGACGTTCGCCGGCACCGAGCCCACCGCGACGGTCCGCGACGCCGGCACCGGCGAGGTGCTGATCACCTTCACCCCGCCGCGCCTCACCCGGGAGACGGCCCTGGTCGTCGTGGAGGTCTACCGCCGCGGCGGCACGTGGAAGGTCCGCGCGGTCGGCCAGGGGTACGACAACGGACTGGCCGGGATCGCGACCGACTTCGGAGTCCGGGTGGAGGAGCCCGCGGCAGCGGCCGCCCCGCCGGTGCCCGCGGCCCCGCCGGTCTCCGCGGCCCCGCCGGTGCCGGCCGCGCCGCCCGCCCCCGCGGCGGCCCCGGCCGCACCGTCGATGACCAAGGTGACCCTCGACAAGGGCCGGGTGAACCTGGTCAAGGGCGGCTCGGTCTCGCTGGAGAAGGGCGGCAAGCCGTTCCTGTCCGCCGTCCGGATGGGCCTCGGCTGGGAGCCGGCCGGGCGCGGCCGCAACGTCGACCTGGACGCCTCGTGCATCGCCTTCGACGCGCAGCGCAAGCGGATCGAGACGGCCTGGTTCATGAAGCTGTCGATCTTCAACGGTGCGATCGCCCACTCCGGCGACAACCTCACCGGCGCCGGCGCGGGCGACGACGAGTCGATCACCGTGCACCTGGAGGGCGTCCCGCCGGAGGTCTGCGGCCTGGTCTTCGTGGTCAACTCCTTCTCCGGCCAGAAGTTCACGGACATCAAGAACGCCTACTGCCGGCTCGTCGACGCCGGCAGCGGCGAGGAGCTCGTCCGCTTCGACCTCACCCACGCCGAGCCGCGGACGGGCGCCGCCATGTGCAAGCTCGTCCGGCAGTACTCCGGCGAGTGGGTGATGACCGCCCTCGGCGAGTACGTCGACGCCAAGACCGCCCGCGGCATGGTCGACGCGGCCGCCGGGATGCTGTAG
- a CDS encoding CbtA family protein codes for MNSVSVRSLLVRGMLAGLAAGLIALVVAYLLGEPRVDAAIAYEDAHTTEHGMELVSRSLQSTAGLATGVLVYGVALGGIAGLAFCFALGRVGRFTPRATAALLAGTALVAVYLVPFLKYPANPPSVGDPETIGKRTTLYFLMMALSVLLSVAAVILGKRLAPRLGTWWATVAAVAAFAVAVGLAYAFLPAINEVPEDFPATLLWQFRVAALSIQLTFWASFGLLFGHLAERLLNPAPARPAVAEPAAEAAAAH; via the coding sequence GTGAACTCCGTCTCCGTCAGATCCCTGCTCGTCCGCGGCATGCTCGCCGGCCTCGCCGCCGGCCTGATCGCCCTGGTCGTCGCCTACCTGCTCGGCGAACCGCGGGTCGACGCGGCCATCGCCTACGAGGACGCCCACACCACCGAGCACGGGATGGAACTGGTCAGCCGTTCCCTGCAGTCCACCGCGGGCCTCGCCACCGGTGTGCTGGTGTACGGCGTGGCGCTCGGCGGCATCGCCGGCCTGGCGTTCTGTTTCGCGCTCGGCCGGGTCGGTCGCTTCACCCCGCGGGCGACCGCCGCCCTGCTCGCCGGCACCGCCCTGGTCGCCGTCTACCTGGTGCCGTTCCTCAAGTACCCGGCCAACCCGCCGTCCGTCGGCGATCCCGAGACCATCGGCAAGCGCACCACGCTGTACTTCCTGATGATGGCGCTCAGCGTGCTGCTGTCCGTCGCCGCGGTGATCCTCGGCAAACGGCTCGCCCCGAGGCTCGGCACCTGGTGGGCCACCGTCGCGGCGGTAGCCGCCTTCGCGGTCGCGGTCGGCCTGGCCTACGCCTTCCTGCCCGCGATCAACGAGGTGCCGGAGGACTTCCCGGCGACGCTGCTCTGGCAGTTCCGGGTCGCCGCGCTCTCCATCCAGCTGACCTTCTGGGCCTCCTTCGGGCTGCTCTTCGGGCATCTGGCCGAGCGTCTGCTGAACCCGGCGCCCGCCCGGCCAGCCGTGGCCGAGCCGGCCGCGGAGGCCGCAGCCGCGCACTGA
- a CDS encoding histidine phosphatase family protein, with protein sequence MTLVSAVLGAAARQPRFEDDRPLGEPDLRPAREAAGRVDPGGLVVAAPSPRCTQTAEALGLAADPVPALAGAATGRWRGRTLEEVAAAEGGELARWLSDPAAAPHGGESVLDLCARVGGWLDALPADGPRVTAVVEPDVVRAAVLHALGVPGAAFWRLDVEPLSVTRLSGRLGRWNVRLGRPSAQ encoded by the coding sequence GTGACATTGGTCTCAGCGGTGCTCGGCGCGGCCGCGCGGCAGCCCCGGTTCGAGGACGACCGGCCGCTCGGCGAGCCGGACCTGCGCCCGGCGCGGGAGGCGGCCGGGCGCGTCGACCCGGGTGGGCTGGTGGTCGCCGCGCCGTCCCCGCGCTGCACGCAGACCGCCGAGGCGCTCGGTCTGGCGGCGGATCCGGTGCCCGCGCTGGCCGGTGCCGCGACCGGCCGCTGGCGCGGACGCACCCTGGAGGAGGTGGCCGCGGCCGAGGGCGGGGAGCTGGCCCGGTGGCTCTCCGACCCGGCGGCGGCCCCGCACGGCGGCGAGTCGGTGCTCGACCTGTGCGCCCGGGTCGGCGGCTGGCTGGACGCGCTGCCCGCGGACGGCCCGCGGGTGACCGCGGTGGTCGAGCCGGACGTCGTCCGGGCAGCCGTGCTGCACGCGCTCGGGGTGCCCGGCGCGGCCTTCTGGCGGCTGGACGTGGAGCCGCTCTCGGTCACCCGGCTGAGCGGACGGCTCGGCCGCTGGAACGTCAGGCTGGGCCGTCCGTCCGCACAGTGA
- a CDS encoding SsgA family sporulation/cell division regulator → MPRDPLSVPSDPIAATPTGDDKDRRPAVPAVVDEVLTLRIALDDDQVGEVRTRFRYDTARPCEVLLTFHLGRFDEADWVFSRELLRDGLAGLSGQGDIKLWPAYCPCHGSTLHMALDSPHGSALLEASRPRVRDWLDRTYAAVSAEQESAAGPSDDDLAAFLAGARDE, encoded by the coding sequence ATGCCGCGCGACCCGCTGTCCGTACCGTCCGATCCGATCGCCGCCACCCCCACGGGCGACGACAAGGATCGCCGCCCCGCCGTCCCGGCGGTGGTGGACGAGGTGCTGACGCTGCGGATCGCCCTCGACGACGACCAGGTGGGAGAGGTGCGTACCCGGTTCCGGTACGACACCGCGCGGCCCTGCGAGGTGCTGCTGACCTTCCATCTCGGCCGCTTCGACGAGGCGGACTGGGTGTTCTCGCGGGAGCTGCTGCGCGACGGGCTGGCCGGGCTCAGCGGCCAGGGCGACATCAAACTCTGGCCGGCCTACTGCCCGTGCCACGGCTCCACCCTGCACATGGCGCTCGACTCGCCGCACGGCAGCGCCCTGCTGGAGGCCTCCCGCCCGCGCGTGCGGGACTGGCTGGATCGGACGTACGCGGCGGTCAGCGCCGAGCAGGAGAGTGCGGCCGGCCCCAGTGACGACGACCTCGCGGCCTTTCTCGCCGGCGCCCGGGACGAGTAG
- a CDS encoding helix-turn-helix domain-containing protein codes for MHSAHRAARGRPVHGTADLARSYDLTLAAVPGQGGPPGEERAPASPPPPRPEISDSWQRLRRLGLDPDLGRNIRRIGTAEVEQRRHDSQLAAVLPALRSTLLGHPGDAPVLLAIADPEGHLLWLDGARPLRRSADGIGFDKGARWTEDEVGTNGIGMALRTERATSVHSAEHYLRSHHAWTCVAAPVRDPRTGRLLAVLDLSGPAHQVQPHLLRLTATAARLAEAELRAVQLESLHRLRTLAAPMLARVSGPALVVDGAGWTAAAVGLPHIPRLRLPAEGWGSSAVQWLPAFGRCAVEPLGGGWLVRPLGPAAAAAEQSDGARIHLDLSRPGRPELHVAGAAGGWSHTLSPRHAEVLLLLAVRRTGLSAAELAEGLFGDPARTVTVRAELSRLRRYLGALLDHRPYRLAASAEVTVAGPAEPLDLLATSAAPAVRELRSALLAGAAVLPGGPPVPRP; via the coding sequence ATGCACAGTGCACACCGGGCTGCCCGCGGCCGCCCCGTCCACGGCACCGCAGACCTCGCCCGCAGCTACGACCTCACGCTGGCCGCCGTCCCCGGCCAGGGCGGCCCGCCCGGCGAGGAGCGCGCCCCGGCATCGCCCCCGCCGCCCCGCCCCGAGATCTCCGACTCCTGGCAGCGGCTGCGGCGGCTCGGCCTCGACCCCGACCTCGGCCGCAACATCCGCCGCATCGGCACCGCCGAGGTCGAACAGCGCCGGCACGACTCCCAGCTCGCCGCCGTGCTCCCGGCCCTGCGCAGCACCCTGCTGGGACACCCCGGCGACGCCCCCGTGCTGCTCGCCATCGCCGACCCCGAGGGCCACCTGCTCTGGCTGGACGGCGCCCGCCCGCTGCGGCGCAGCGCCGACGGCATCGGCTTCGACAAGGGCGCCCGGTGGACGGAGGACGAGGTCGGCACCAACGGCATCGGCATGGCACTGCGCACCGAGCGGGCCACCAGCGTCCACTCCGCCGAGCACTACCTGCGCAGCCACCACGCCTGGACGTGCGTCGCCGCCCCCGTCCGCGACCCGCGCACCGGCCGGCTGCTCGCCGTCCTCGACCTGAGCGGCCCCGCTCACCAGGTCCAGCCGCACCTGCTGCGCCTCACCGCCACGGCCGCCCGGCTCGCCGAGGCCGAGCTGCGCGCCGTCCAGCTGGAGTCGCTGCACCGGCTGCGGACCCTGGCGGCCCCGATGCTGGCCCGGGTGAGCGGCCCGGCCTTGGTGGTCGACGGCGCCGGCTGGACGGCCGCGGCCGTCGGGCTGCCGCACATCCCGCGGCTGCGGCTGCCCGCCGAGGGCTGGGGCAGCAGCGCGGTGCAGTGGCTGCCGGCGTTCGGCCGGTGCGCGGTGGAGCCGCTGGGCGGCGGCTGGCTCGTCCGGCCGCTGGGGCCGGCGGCGGCCGCCGCGGAGCAGAGCGACGGCGCCCGGATCCACCTCGACCTGAGCCGACCCGGACGGCCCGAGCTGCACGTCGCCGGCGCGGCCGGCGGCTGGTCGCACACCCTGAGCCCGCGCCACGCCGAGGTGCTGCTGCTGCTCGCGGTGCGGCGGACGGGACTGAGCGCCGCGGAGCTCGCCGAGGGGCTGTTCGGCGACCCGGCGCGCACCGTCACCGTCCGGGCCGAACTCTCCCGGCTGCGCCGCTACCTGGGCGCCCTGCTGGACCACCGCCCGTACCGGCTGGCGGCATCCGCCGAGGTGACGGTGGCCGGCCCGGCCGAGCCGCTGGACCTGCTGGCGACCTCCGCCGCACCGGCCGTCCGGGAGCTGCGCTCGGCCCTGCTGGCCGGCGCCGCCGTCCTGCCGGGCGGCCCGCCCGTGCCGCGGCCCTGA
- a CDS encoding M56 family metallopeptidase, translated as MSLAVWVPLFLPLLAAPLARRLADRCTPRAAALLLAGTAGALAAGTVVSLGLLALAGLLRLPFVAGLAHLAPHWLPAASAVPAGAAVLALIAVTALVSGAARRQYADLARARRTLHTATADGPLALLHDERADAYALPGRPGRIVVTTGMLDALPAAERAALLAHEHAHLAGRHHLFLALGEYAAAVHPALRGLRPALGFHLERWADESAAHAVGDRALTARAVGRAALAAARAPGAPRPRLAAGAHGGPVPRRVAALLAPPTARRGPGRTAAALLLSCCLATTAATALEATTDLHQAVETAQAATGR; from the coding sequence ATGAGCCTCGCCGTCTGGGTACCGCTGTTCCTGCCGCTGCTCGCCGCCCCGCTCGCCCGCCGCCTTGCCGACCGCTGCACCCCGCGCGCCGCCGCACTGCTGCTCGCCGGCACCGCCGGGGCGCTCGCCGCCGGCACCGTGGTCAGCCTCGGCCTGCTCGCCCTCGCCGGACTGCTCCGGCTGCCGTTCGTCGCCGGGCTCGCCCACCTCGCGCCGCACTGGCTGCCGGCCGCCTCCGCCGTCCCGGCCGGCGCCGCCGTCCTCGCGCTGATCGCCGTCACCGCCCTGGTGTCCGGCGCCGCCCGCCGCCAGTACGCCGACCTGGCCCGCGCCCGGCGCACCCTGCACACGGCCACCGCCGACGGGCCGCTCGCCCTGCTCCACGACGAGCGCGCCGACGCCTACGCCCTGCCCGGCCGGCCCGGCCGGATCGTCGTCACCACCGGCATGCTCGACGCCCTGCCGGCCGCCGAACGGGCCGCCCTGCTCGCCCACGAGCACGCCCACCTCGCCGGCCGGCACCACCTGTTCCTCGCGCTCGGCGAGTACGCCGCCGCCGTCCACCCCGCCCTGCGCGGCCTGCGCCCCGCCCTCGGCTTCCACCTGGAGCGCTGGGCCGACGAGAGCGCCGCCCACGCCGTCGGCGACCGCGCGCTGACCGCACGGGCGGTCGGGCGGGCCGCGCTCGCCGCCGCCCGCGCCCCCGGGGCGCCCCGCCCCCGGCTGGCCGCCGGCGCCCACGGCGGGCCGGTGCCCCGCCGGGTGGCCGCCCTGCTCGCCCCGCCGACCGCACGGCGCGGCCCCGGCCGGACGGCCGCGGCCCTGCTGCTGAGCTGCTGCCTGGCCACCACCGCGGCCACCGCCCTGGAGGCCACCACCGACCTCCACCAGGCCGTGGAGACCGCCCAGGCCGCCACCGGGCGCTGA
- a CDS encoding BlaI/MecI/CopY family transcriptional regulator, translated as MSDSPVRRPAGGLEAQVLAVLWAASRPLTPQDVQAALGDELARTTVTTILARLHDKGTVGRTRVGRGFAYAPTVQDQAGLAARRMRTELDRGQDRSTVLARFVSDLSAEDEQLLRDLLGEAT; from the coding sequence ATGTCCGATTCGCCCGTCCGACGGCCGGCCGGCGGTCTGGAGGCACAGGTCCTCGCCGTCCTGTGGGCGGCGAGCAGGCCGCTCACCCCGCAGGACGTCCAGGCCGCCCTCGGCGACGAGCTGGCCCGCACCACCGTCACCACGATCCTCGCCCGACTGCACGACAAGGGCACCGTCGGACGCACCCGGGTGGGTCGCGGCTTCGCCTACGCCCCGACCGTCCAGGACCAGGCCGGTCTCGCCGCCCGCCGGATGCGCACCGAACTCGACCGCGGCCAGGACCGCTCCACCGTCCTCGCCCGGTTCGTCTCCGACCTGTCCGCCGAGGACGAGCAGCTGCTGCGCGACCTGCTCGGGGAGGCCACATGA
- a CDS encoding DedA family protein — MPQSSALLAVNVLDASSLLAAFGALGIAVVLFAETGLLVGFFLPGDSLLFTAGLLCVPGATAGPQLHLAQVLPAALAGALLGAQTGYVIGRRGGRALLGRTDSRSLHRGTARAEELLARYGHGRAIVIARFVPVVRTVLNPLCGMVGVPVRTFTLWQVVGGAVWTIGVVLAGYALGSSIPNIDQYLLPIIGVVIVISVIPVVREVLRARREGGAR; from the coding sequence TTGCCCCAGTCATCCGCCCTGCTCGCGGTGAACGTGCTCGACGCCTCGTCGCTGCTGGCCGCCTTCGGAGCCCTCGGCATCGCCGTCGTCCTGTTCGCCGAGACCGGCCTGCTCGTCGGGTTCTTCCTGCCCGGCGACTCGCTGCTGTTCACCGCCGGCCTGCTGTGCGTGCCCGGCGCCACCGCGGGCCCGCAGCTGCACCTCGCCCAGGTACTGCCGGCCGCCCTGGCCGGTGCGCTGCTCGGGGCCCAGACCGGGTACGTGATCGGCCGCCGCGGCGGCCGGGCCCTGCTGGGCCGCACGGACAGCCGGAGCCTGCACCGCGGCACCGCGCGCGCCGAGGAACTGCTCGCCCGGTACGGACACGGCCGGGCCATCGTGATCGCCCGCTTCGTGCCGGTGGTCCGTACTGTGCTCAACCCGCTCTGCGGCATGGTCGGCGTGCCCGTCCGGACGTTCACGCTCTGGCAGGTCGTCGGCGGCGCGGTCTGGACGATCGGCGTGGTGCTGGCCGGCTACGCGCTCGGCTCGTCGATCCCGAACATCGACCAGTACCTCCTGCCGATCATCGGCGTGGTGATCGTCATCTCGGTGATCCCGGTGGTGCGCGAGGTGCTGCGGGCCCGCCGTGAGGGAGGTGCCCGATGA
- a CDS encoding response regulator transcription factor gives MTARIRLLLADDHPVVRAGLRAVLETEPDLEVAAEAATAEEAVALAALGGVDVVLMDLQFGPGMGGAQATAAITARPGAPRVLIVTTYDSDADTLGAIEAGATGYLLKDAPPAELAAAVREAAAGRTALAPAVADRLMDRMRTPAVALSLREVQVLDLVAQGLANLEIARRLHISQATVKSHLVHVYAKLGVDSRTAAVAAATARGLIRR, from the coding sequence GTGACGGCCCGGATCCGGCTGCTGCTCGCCGACGACCATCCGGTGGTCCGGGCCGGGCTGCGGGCCGTCCTGGAGACCGAGCCGGACCTGGAGGTCGCCGCGGAGGCGGCCACCGCGGAGGAGGCGGTGGCGCTGGCGGCGCTCGGCGGCGTGGACGTCGTCCTGATGGACCTCCAGTTCGGCCCCGGCATGGGCGGCGCGCAGGCCACCGCGGCGATCACGGCCCGGCCCGGCGCACCCCGGGTGCTGATCGTCACCACGTACGACAGCGACGCGGACACCCTCGGGGCGATCGAGGCCGGGGCCACCGGCTACCTGCTGAAGGACGCCCCGCCGGCCGAGCTGGCCGCGGCCGTCCGGGAGGCGGCGGCCGGACGGACGGCGCTCGCCCCGGCGGTGGCCGACCGGCTGATGGACCGGATGCGCACGCCGGCCGTGGCGCTGAGCCTGCGCGAGGTGCAGGTGCTGGACCTGGTGGCGCAGGGCCTGGCGAACCTGGAGATCGCCCGGCGGCTGCACATCAGCCAGGCCACCGTGAAGTCCCACCTGGTGCACGTCTACGCCAAGCTGGGCGTGGACTCGCGGACGGCGGCGGTGGCCGCCGCCACCGCCCGGGGCCTGATCCGGCGCTGA
- a CDS encoding sensor histidine kinase, translating to MNPPAPTPALRVVARCLHLLIAGLLALAAARALAGEEPGAARVTAAAALTAAVYAAGPLLPRVGRRRLATALWLAALGAAWLLLVAATRDGVWLAFPLYFLQLHLLPRRAGLAAVAATALAAAAGFCLHEGAPAPAALIGPAIGAAVAVATVLGYQALYRESEQRRRLIDELTAARAELAAADHAAGVLAERERLAREIHDTLAQGLSSIQLLLRAAERALPGDVPAAGAHVRQAREAAQDNLAEARRFVRALAPPVLDGVPLAVALERLCTTASARSGPPVHFTLSGDAVALSAPQELALVRIAQSALANAARHGRPGRIEVSLSYMGTEVALDVVDDGAGFDPSALPAGDGGEGGFGLAAMRARMAALGGTLSVESAPGQGTAVAAQLTVTDRLAPAATGGVRP from the coding sequence ATGAATCCGCCTGCCCCCACCCCGGCCCTGCGCGTCGTCGCCCGCTGTCTGCACCTGCTGATCGCCGGGCTGCTGGCGCTGGCCGCCGCGCGGGCACTGGCCGGTGAGGAGCCCGGCGCCGCCCGGGTGACGGCGGCGGCCGCGCTGACCGCCGCCGTGTACGCGGCCGGGCCGCTGCTGCCGCGCGTCGGCCGCCGCCGGCTCGCCACCGCGCTGTGGCTGGCCGCGCTGGGCGCGGCCTGGCTGCTGCTGGTCGCGGCCACCCGGGACGGCGTGTGGCTGGCCTTCCCGCTGTACTTCCTCCAGCTCCACCTGCTGCCGCGCCGGGCCGGCCTGGCCGCGGTCGCCGCCACCGCCCTCGCCGCGGCGGCGGGCTTCTGCCTGCACGAGGGGGCGCCGGCGCCGGCCGCCCTGATCGGCCCGGCGATCGGGGCGGCGGTGGCGGTGGCCACCGTGCTCGGCTACCAGGCGCTCTACCGGGAGAGCGAGCAGCGGCGGCGGCTGATCGACGAGCTGACCGCGGCCCGGGCGGAGCTGGCCGCGGCCGACCACGCGGCGGGGGTGCTGGCCGAGCGCGAGCGGCTCGCCCGGGAGATCCACGACACGCTCGCGCAGGGGCTGTCCTCCATCCAGTTGCTGCTGCGGGCCGCCGAACGGGCCCTGCCCGGCGACGTTCCGGCCGCCGGGGCGCATGTGCGGCAGGCCCGGGAGGCGGCCCAGGACAACCTGGCGGAGGCCCGGCGGTTCGTCCGGGCGCTGGCGCCGCCGGTGCTGGACGGCGTCCCGCTGGCGGTGGCGCTGGAGCGGCTCTGCACGACGGCCTCGGCGCGGTCCGGGCCGCCGGTGCACTTCACGCTCTCCGGGGACGCGGTGGCGCTGTCCGCCCCGCAGGAGCTGGCGCTGGTGCGGATCGCCCAGTCCGCGCTGGCCAACGCCGCCCGGCACGGCCGGCCCGGGCGGATCGAGGTCTCGCTCAGCTACATGGGCACCGAGGTCGCGCTGGACGTCGTCGACGACGGCGCCGGCTTCGACCCGTCGGCGCTGCCGGCCGGCGACGGCGGCGAGGGCGGGTTCGGACTGGCCGCGATGCGGGCCCGGATGGCGGCGCTCGGCGGCACCCTCAGTGTGGAGTCCGCGCCCGGCCAGGGCACCGCGGTGGCCGCCCAGCTGACCGTGACCGACCGGCTCGCACCGGCCGCGACCGGCGGGGTGCGGCCGTGA